Proteins encoded within one genomic window of Prosthecobacter fusiformis:
- a CDS encoding MBL fold metallo-hydrolase, which produces MIHDPAPDNGGPPFSGSPGKRVLPGVKPTRETNRIGLMPTEGWRRRNLQFLGEILIPSLLSARKPGRVIDGVPLVGSGEMGVTWLGHAGFFAQIAGVNLLIDPNWALWHGPIKRLRHPSVWASDLPPIDLVLVTHAHYDHLHMPSLRRVARGQPIIVPKGVGSIVKRAGFGQIVELETWQRANFRDLHIMLTPARHWGARMIHDTHRGFGGYLITSPGRTLFHCGDSSMFDGFQEIGKRADIDLALMPIGAYLAPSGRPVHMNPEEALDAFDMLGARHMVPMHHDTFPLGGEPIHEPAERLAAAAIQRQLQDRVRILHEGESVAY; this is translated from the coding sequence ATGATTCACGATCCTGCCCCGGACAACGGCGGGCCACCCTTTTCGGGCAGCCCGGGCAAGCGCGTCCTCCCTGGGGTGAAGCCCACGAGGGAGACCAACAGGATCGGCCTGATGCCCACGGAAGGCTGGCGCAGGCGCAATCTTCAGTTTTTGGGTGAAATTCTCATCCCGTCGTTGTTATCGGCACGCAAGCCCGGCCGTGTGATTGATGGGGTGCCCTTGGTCGGCAGTGGGGAAATGGGTGTCACTTGGCTGGGGCATGCCGGTTTTTTTGCCCAGATCGCCGGGGTGAATCTGCTCATCGATCCCAACTGGGCTCTTTGGCACGGCCCTATTAAGCGCCTCCGTCATCCCAGCGTCTGGGCCAGTGACCTGCCGCCGATCGACCTCGTCCTGGTCACTCATGCTCATTACGACCACCTGCACATGCCCAGTCTGCGGCGCGTCGCCAGGGGGCAGCCTATCATTGTCCCCAAAGGTGTGGGCAGCATTGTCAAACGGGCCGGTTTCGGCCAGATCGTGGAGCTGGAAACCTGGCAGCGGGCGAATTTCCGCGACCTGCATATCATGCTCACCCCTGCCCGCCATTGGGGTGCGCGCATGATCCATGATACCCATCGCGGATTTGGCGGTTATTTGATCACATCCCCAGGGCGTACGCTTTTCCACTGTGGAGACAGCAGCATGTTTGACGGGTTTCAGGAGATCGGCAAACGTGCCGATATCGATCTGGCCCTGATGCCCATCGGCGCTTATCTGGCCCCAAGTGGTCGCCCTGTGCACATGAATCCAGAAGAGGCCTTGGATGCCTTCGATATGCTGGGTGCGCGCCACATGGTGCCGATGCATCACGATACCTTCCCGCTGGGTGGCGAGCCGATTCATGAGCCTGCCGAAAGGCTAGCCGCTGCCGCTATTCAGCGGCAGCTCCAAGATCGCGTCCGCATCCTCCACGAGGGTGAGTCCGTGGCTTACTGA